CCCGCGGAGGCCGGCGAGATGCCGGAGACGAAGACCGGCGAGTCGATGATGAACCTGCTCTACGAGCGGGTACGCGAGATCGACCACGCCAAGCGGGGCAGGACCAGCATCGCCGACATCCCGCCCGAGCGGTTCGCGGTGGCCGTGATGGAGCTGGCAGCGGCGGAGAACGGGAACATCACCGAGTTCCTCAAGAAGCTGCAGCGCATCGACAGCCCGCTGCACGGCCATCTCAAGGGCCTGTGGGAGAGCGCGCAGGGCGACCTCGACCGGTTCAGGAAGGGGGTGGAGACCTGGTTCGACGGGGAGATGCAGCGGCTGTCCATGCTGTACAGGCGCTACGTCAAGTGGGTGGTGGCCGTGCTGGGCGTGGTCGTGACGCTGTTGTTCTCGATGGACGGGTTCGAGTACGCCAAGACGCTGCTGCGCGACAACGCCTTCCGCAGCTCGGTGACCGCCGTGGCGGAGGCGGGGCCGGACGCGTACGCGGAGCTGAGGCGGCAGTGCACCGGCGGCGCGCCGGTGCCGTGCGTGACCGAGCTGCTCAGCGAGCCCGCGCTGGTCAAGATGATGGGCCAGGCGATGGTCAGCGTGTCGATCCCGGCGCAGGGCGAGCCCAGCGTGCAGGGGAACTTCGGGGTGTGGTGGGACCGGGTCACCACCCCGAGCCACTGGCCCGGCTACCTGCTGACGTACGTGGCGCTGCTGTTCGGGGCGCCGTTCTGGTGGGACGTGTTCCGGCGCATCACCGGGATCAGGTCGCGGCGCTGAGCCGCCGGCCACCGAGCGCGGCCAGGGCGATCACGTCGGCCAGGGCGGACAGCTCGGCCGGGTCGTCGGTGAGCCGCGCCGTGGCCAGCCGCAGATGGGGGGCGGCGGCGGGCTCGACCACGTAACGGCTGCCCGGCGCGACGGAGATGCCGTGCGCGGCCAGCGTGACCAGGGCGGCCGGCTCGTCACGCACCGGGACCCAGAGCACCAGGCCGTCGCCGCCGCCCGTGCGCACGCCGCGGGCCGCCAGCTCGGCGGCCAGGCGCGCCCGGCGCCGCGCGTACACGTCGCGGGCGTGCCCCACGCGCTCGCGCACGGCGGCGTCCCCGAGCAGGTGGGCCAGCGTGTCCTGGAGGATCCTGCTGGTCCAGCCGGTGCCGAAGCTGCGCAGCACGCGGACCCGCTCCACCGCGTCCGCCGCCCCGCCGACGACCGCGATGCGCAGGTCGGGGCCGTGCGACTTGGAGTACGACCGCACCAGCACCGTACGGTCGGGGAAGTGCGCGCCCATGCTGACCATCGGCGAGATCGACAGCTCGCCGATCCCGTCGTCCTCGACCACGAGCGTGCCGGTCGGCTCCAGCAGCGCCGTCAGCTCGGCCGAGCGCTCCGCGGTCACCGCGTGGCCGCACGGCGACTGGCCGCGCGGCTGGTAGACGAACGCCACCGGCCTGGCCCGCAGCGCCTTGGCCAGCGCTGCTGGGACGGGCCCCCGCTCGTCGCAGGCGACGGGCACGATCTCGACGCCGATCGTCTCCAGGATGTCCAGCAGCCGCGCCCCCGTCGGCTCCTCGATCGCGATCCTGTCGCCCGGCAGGGCCGTGGTCTGGCAGAGGAGCTGGACGCCCTCGTACCCGCCGCCGACCGCCAGCCAGCCCTCCGCGCGGAACGGCCAGCCGGGCTCGACGGCCGCACGCAGGCGGGGCGTGATCGTCTCGCGGGCGTAGTCGTTGAGCCCGTCCGCGCGGGCCGCCGCGATCAGGGCCGCTTCCAGGGGAGGCAGCAGCGCCGCGTCGGGGGAGGCGATGGTCAGGTCGATGGCCAGGCGGTCGCCCCAGTGGCCGATGCGCTCGTACCGGATCGGGCGGGGCACGTCGGGCGGGCCGAGCACGACGGTGCCGCGGCGCCGCTCGGTCCTGATCATGCCGTGCCCGCGCAGCTCGGACCACGCCTCGGCGACCGTTCCCGAGCTGACGCCCAGCTCCCTGGCCAGGCCGCGGACCGTCGGCAGGCGCGTCTGCGGCGGGAGCGTGCCCTGCCTGATCAGGTCGGTCAGGGCGGCGGCGATCCCGCGAGCGCTCGGGTCGGCGATGCGCTGCGCCAGCCAGGAGCTGTCCACTTTGTCCCCCTGTAAATCTTTGTTCAGCAACAAAGATCTTCTTGTGTGGCTACCGCACCTGAACATATGGTTTCTGGCAATTAACGGCAACAATCGCCCGTTTGAGGTGCTTTATGGCGAAAATTCGTATTGCCGTGCGGGATTGGGACCATCTCGTGCCGGTCGTGACCGGGGTCGTCCGGCCCGAGGGGTTCGAGCTGGAGATCGAGTCCCGTGCCGTCACACCCGACGTGCTCAGCGAGCCCGGCCTCGACGGAGGCGAGACCTCCTTCAGCCGGTACGTGCTCGGCCGCGCCTCCGGCGACGACCGGCTGGTGGGCCTGCCCGTCTTCGTGATGCGCGGCTTCCGGCACCGCTGCGTGCTCGTCCGCCGCGACAGTGCCCTGACCTCCCTGGACGAGCTCAAGGGCGCCCGCATCGGGCTCACCGGCTGGCCCGACTCCGGCAACACGTGGACCCGGGCGCTGCTGCGAGCCGCCGGAGTGGACCTCGCGGGCATCGAGTGGACCGTCGGCCCGCTGGTGGCCGGCGAGACCGGCAAGGACCGGGTCGGGCCCGTGCCCTTTCCCGACAACGTCACGCTGACCGGAGACGGCCTGGCCGAAGGGCTCGCCGGCGGCCGGTACGACGCGATCATGACGCCGTTCATGCCTGAGGAGTTCTTCACCGCCGGCAGCCGCTTCCGCCACCTGCTGCCCGACCACCGCGCCGCCGAGCAGGACTACTACGAGCAGACCGGATTCGTGCCCGGCATCCACCTGATCACCCTCAAGCGCGACACCGTGGAGCGGCACCCGTGGCTGCCCGGTGCCGTGCGGGAGCTGTTCGAGCGCTCCAAGCGCCACTGGCTCGCGCGGCGGCGGCTGCTCGCCGACACCACGCCGTGGCTGCTCGCCGACCTCACTGCGACGGCCCGCACGTTCGGCCGGGACTGGATGCCGTACGGCACCGCCATCAACGCCCCCATGGTCGCCGCCTTCTGCGAGGAGCTGCACGCCCAGGGGATCTCGAACCGCCGCATCGACGCCAAGGAGGTCTTCACCGCATGAGGATCGCCGTCGGCCAGTTCGCCTCAGCCGAGGACTGGACCGTCAACCTCAAGACCTGCCAGGAGCTCATCGACCGGGCCGCGGAAGGGCAGGCGGACCTGCTGGTCCTGCCCGAAGGGGCGCTCGCGCTCTTCGTGGACGAGCCCGTCCGCATCCGCGAGGCCGCGCAGCCGCTCGACGGACCGTTCGTCAGCGGGCTCGCCGAGCGCACCCGCGGGTCCGCCACCACCGTCGTCGCCGGCGTGCACGTGCCCGCCCCCGACGGCCGCGTGTCGAACGTGCTGGTCGCCGCCAGGGACGGCGAGATCGTCGCCACGTACGTGAAGCTGCACCTGTACGACGCGTTCGGCCGCCGCGAGTCCGACAACGTTGTCCCCGGCGCGAACGCGCCCGTCGTCCTCGACTGCGCCGGCTGGAAGGTCGGTCTGATGACCTGCTACGACGTGCGCTTCCCCGAGATGGCCCGGCTCCTGGCCGACCAGGGCGCCCAGGTGCTCGCGCTGCCCGCCGCCTGGGTGCGCGGCCCGGCCAAGGAGTGGCACTGGGAGGTCATGGTCACCGCCCGCGCGCTGGAGAACACCTGCTACGTGGCCGCCTCCGGCGAGTGCGGCCGGCGCAACATCGGGGCCAGCATGGTCGTCGACCCGCTCGGCATCACCCGGGCCCGGCTCGGCGACGCGCCAGGGCTGCTGTGGGCCGACGCCTCCGCCGACGAGCTGGCCGCCGCCCGCCGCACGCTGCCCGTCCTCGAGAACCGGCGCTTCGCCGTGGACCCACGATTGGAGCCGCATGCCTGAGCACGCCAGCTCACCGGCCACCCGGAGCCGCATGCCTGAGCACGCCAGCTCACCGGCCACCCGGAGCCGCACGCCTGAGCACGCCGACTCACCCGCCACCCGGAGCCGCACGCCTGAGCGCGCCACCGCCTCGCTTTCCGCCACCGCCCTGCTCTCCGCCGCCGCCGCTCTGCTGCTCGCCGGTTGCGGCGCCAACCCGCCGGAGGCCGAGGGCGTGCTGGAGCCCACAGGCCAGGCTTCGGCCGCCGCCCAGACCAAGGACCAGGCCCTGTACGACCGCCTGCCCGACAAGGTCAAGCAGGCGGGCAAGCTGATCTCGGTCAACAACGGCTCCTTCCCCCCGTACGAGATCGCCGGCCCCGACGGCAGGTCGCTGACCGGTGCCGCCGCCGACCTGTCCGACGCGCTCGGCCAGGTGCTCGGCGTCAGGATCGAGCACGTCACGGTGGACGGCCTGCCCAGCTCGCTGACCGGCATCGCCTCCGGCCGCTACGACTTCGCCATCGGCCCCGTGGGCGACTTCCCCGACCGGCAGAAGAACAACGACTTCGTGGACTGGGTCAAGGAGTACGTGGTCTTCGCGGTGCCGAAGGGCAACCCGGACAAGATCGGCTCGGTGGCCGACACGTGCGGGCTGAAGATCTCGGTCATGGCCGGCGGCTCCGCCGAGGCGGTGATCAAGGGCCAGTCCGCGGCCTGCGTCAAGGAGGGCAAGCAGCAGATCACCGTGCAGTCGTACAAGGACCAGCCCACCTCCGTGCTGGCGGTCAGCTCGGGCCGCGCGGACGCGTTCTTCTCCTCCCAGGCGCCGCTCACCTACTTCGTCGACCAGGCCGGCGGCAAGCTGGAGCTGGCCGGCAAGGGGCAGCCCAACGGGTTCGACGACCTCTACCAGGGGGCCGTCGTGGCCAAGGACTCGCCGCTGCGCGACGTGCTCAAGGACGGCATCCAGCGGCTCATGGACAACGGCACCTACGACCGGATCATGACCAGGTGGAAGACCTCCGACAACAAGCTGGACCAGGCCGGCGTCAACCTGGCGAAATCATGAGCGAACCCTCCGAGATCGACGTCGCCGGTGCCGCGCGCACCCGCCACCCCCTGCGCTGGGTCGCCTCGGCCGTGCTGCTCGTGCTGGCCGCCCAGCTCGTCAGCCTCCTCGTGACCAACCCCAACTTCCAGTGGGACGTGGTCGGCAGCTACGTCAACGCCCAGCTCATCGGCCAGGGCATCGCCACCACGCTGCTGCTCACCGTGATCGCCATGGCCGTCGGCGTCGTGCTGGGCGTGCTGCTGGCCATCGGCCGGCTGTCGGAGAACCCCGTGGCCAGAGGCGCCTGCGGGCTCTACGTGTGGTTCTTCCGCGGCACGCCCGTGCTGGTGCAGCTCGTGCTCTGGTACAACCTGTCGTACCTGCTGCCGGAGATCTCCTTCGGCGTCCCGTTCGGCCCGGAGTTCGTCACCGCCGACACCAACCAGCTCATCACGCCGCTGCTGGCCGCCATCCTGGGGCTCGGGCTGAACGAGGGCGCGTACATGGCGGAGATCATCCGCGGCGGCCTCATGTCCGTGGACCCCGGCCAGACCGAGGCCGCCTCCGCGCTGGGCATGAGCGACGCCCGCACGTTCCGCCGCATCGTGCTGCCGCAGGCCATGCGCTTCATCATCCCGCCCACGGGCAGCCAAGTGATCAGCATGCTGAAGGCCACGTCCCTGGTGAGCGTCATCGCGCTGGCCGACCTGCTCTACACGGTGCAGTCCATCTACAACCGCACGTTCCAGACCATCCCGCTGCTGATCGTCGCGTGCGTCTGGTACCTGGTGATCACCTCGATCCTGTACGTCGGCCAGTCGTTCATCGAGCGCCACTACGCCCGCGGCGCCA
The nucleotide sequence above comes from Nonomuraea gerenzanensis. Encoded proteins:
- a CDS encoding aminotransferase class I/II-fold pyridoxal phosphate-dependent enzyme, with amino-acid sequence MDSSWLAQRIADPSARGIAAALTDLIRQGTLPPQTRLPTVRGLARELGVSSGTVAEAWSELRGHGMIRTERRRGTVVLGPPDVPRPIRYERIGHWGDRLAIDLTIASPDAALLPPLEAALIAAARADGLNDYARETITPRLRAAVEPGWPFRAEGWLAVGGGYEGVQLLCQTTALPGDRIAIEEPTGARLLDILETIGVEIVPVACDERGPVPAALAKALRARPVAFVYQPRGQSPCGHAVTAERSAELTALLEPTGTLVVEDDGIGELSISPMVSMGAHFPDRTVLVRSYSKSHGPDLRIAVVGGAADAVERVRVLRSFGTGWTSRILQDTLAHLLGDAAVRERVGHARDVYARRRARLAAELAARGVRTGGGDGLVLWVPVRDEPAALVTLAAHGISVAPGSRYVVEPAAAPHLRLATARLTDDPAELSALADVIALAALGGRRLSAAT
- a CDS encoding substrate-binding domain-containing protein encodes the protein MTGVVRPEGFELEIESRAVTPDVLSEPGLDGGETSFSRYVLGRASGDDRLVGLPVFVMRGFRHRCVLVRRDSALTSLDELKGARIGLTGWPDSGNTWTRALLRAAGVDLAGIEWTVGPLVAGETGKDRVGPVPFPDNVTLTGDGLAEGLAGGRYDAIMTPFMPEEFFTAGSRFRHLLPDHRAAEQDYYEQTGFVPGIHLITLKRDTVERHPWLPGAVRELFERSKRHWLARRRLLADTTPWLLADLTATARTFGRDWMPYGTAINAPMVAAFCEELHAQGISNRRIDAKEVFTA
- a CDS encoding deaminated glutathione amidase, encoding MRIAVGQFASAEDWTVNLKTCQELIDRAAEGQADLLVLPEGALALFVDEPVRIREAAQPLDGPFVSGLAERTRGSATTVVAGVHVPAPDGRVSNVLVAARDGEIVATYVKLHLYDAFGRRESDNVVPGANAPVVLDCAGWKVGLMTCYDVRFPEMARLLADQGAQVLALPAAWVRGPAKEWHWEVMVTARALENTCYVAASGECGRRNIGASMVVDPLGITRARLGDAPGLLWADASADELAAARRTLPVLENRRFAVDPRLEPHA
- a CDS encoding ABC transporter substrate-binding protein — protein: MPEHASSPATRSRTPEHADSPATRSRTPERATASLSATALLSAAAALLLAGCGANPPEAEGVLEPTGQASAAAQTKDQALYDRLPDKVKQAGKLISVNNGSFPPYEIAGPDGRSLTGAAADLSDALGQVLGVRIEHVTVDGLPSSLTGIASGRYDFAIGPVGDFPDRQKNNDFVDWVKEYVVFAVPKGNPDKIGSVADTCGLKISVMAGGSAEAVIKGQSAACVKEGKQQITVQSYKDQPTSVLAVSSGRADAFFSSQAPLTYFVDQAGGKLELAGKGQPNGFDDLYQGAVVAKDSPLRDVLKDGIQRLMDNGTYDRIMTRWKTSDNKLDQAGVNLAKS
- a CDS encoding amino acid ABC transporter permease translates to MSEPSEIDVAGAARTRHPLRWVASAVLLVLAAQLVSLLVTNPNFQWDVVGSYVNAQLIGQGIATTLLLTVIAMAVGVVLGVLLAIGRLSENPVARGACGLYVWFFRGTPVLVQLVLWYNLSYLLPEISFGVPFGPEFVTADTNQLITPLLAAILGLGLNEGAYMAEIIRGGLMSVDPGQTEAASALGMSDARTFRRIVLPQAMRFIIPPTGSQVISMLKATSLVSVIALADLLYTVQSIYNRTFQTIPLLIVACVWYLVITSILYVGQSFIERHYARGATRNAPQSFWAFAAFRRRTEVTSS